From the Salvelinus alpinus chromosome 32, SLU_Salpinus.1, whole genome shotgun sequence genome, one window contains:
- the nvl gene encoding nuclear valosin-containing protein-like, giving the protein MNNRRCGVDNRLKQRVEQYLSNQSGQYVDITSMAHDLQRLYRMDYGRRNKTAFRIQVGKVHGVICDESGLNDLENKHLAKRARHSEKDAGDGSSNLDDTTDSDDDLPEQPPINLMNNSLMSLYKKGNPESGASPRRDKSASDSPAPEAQSTPQSVGTKVSAGGWFIDKGRGLEHDSILIDLCEEEAASLAGNKQTDVSMLEPEKTPKKGKFKKSKRRKEGASKGNDGDIEASIMNKKARTKSIELQYSTLKFEDVGGNEDTLTEVCKLLIHMRHPEVYQQLGVVPPRGFLLHGPPGCGKTLLAQAVAGEMELPMLKVSAPELVSGVSGESEQKLRELFEQAVTSSPCILFIDEIDAITPKREVASKDMERRIVAQLLTCMDDLNSLALTAQVMVIGATNRPDSLDPALRRAGRFDKEICLGIPDEAARLRILKTLCRKLKLPEDFDYRQLARLTPGYVGADLMALCREAAMSAVNRVLLERQDKNQGLVPMAEESAESEGPQGAGPLPQGPERFQASADTVIQEMIDLSHIPQGDKQLLPLATETTFTGELCRLLSLLKSSESLSEEQLAGLCILMSDFQGSLASVQPSAKREGFATVPDVTWDDVGALHDIREELTMAILAPVRSPEQFKALGLSAPAGVLLAGPPGCGKTLLAKAVANESGLNFISVKGPELLNMYVGESERAVRQVFQRGRNSAPCVIFFDEIDALCPRRSGHESGASVRVVNQLLTEMDGLETRRQVFIMAATNRPDIIDPAVLRPGRLDKTLYVGLPPPSDRHAILLTITKGGSRPHLEQDVSLEEMAHDVRSDCFTGADLSALVREASVNALRAYLLTQPNPSYTGHSYSNGPVADIRVSKQNFEDAFKKVRPSVSKRDQRMYEQLKESLTR; this is encoded by the exons ATGAATAACAGACGTTGCGGAGTGGACAACCGACTCAAACAGAGAGTTGAGCAG TATTTGAGTAACCAGAGTGGCCAGTATGTTGACATTACTTCAATGGCACATGATCTTCAGAGACTCTACAG AATGGACTATGGCAGGCGAAACAAGACTGCATTCAGGATTCAGGTGGGAAAAG TCCATGGAGTGATATGCGATGAATCTGGACTGAATGATCTGGAGAACAAGCACTTGGCCAAGAGAGCCAGACACAGTGAGAAGGATGCTGG GGATGGCAGCAGTAACTTGGATGACACTACTGATAGTGATGACGACCTTCCCGAACAACCG CCCATCAACCTCATGAATAACTCCCTGATGTCCCTGTACAAGAAGGGCAACCCAGAGAGTGGGGCATCTCCCAGGAGGGACAAGTCTGCATCAGACAGCCCTGCCCCTGAGGCTCAGTCCACCCCTCAGAGTGTTGGTACCAAGGTGTCTGCAGGGGGCTGGTTCATAGACAAGGGCAGAGGCCTGGAGCATGACAGCATCCTCATTGACCTGTGTGAAGAGGAGGCAGCCAGTCTTGCAGGAAAT AAGCAGACAGATGTCTCAATGCTTGAGCCTGAGAAGACACCAAAAAAAGgcaaatttaaaaaatctaaacggCGGAAAGAGGGAGCGTCAAAGGGCAATGATGGTGACATCGAGGCCAGTATCATGAACAAGAAAG CGAGGACCAAATCCATTGAACTACAGTATTCAACATTAAAGTTTGAAGATGTTGGAGGCAATGAGGACACATTGACG GAGGTGTGTAAGCTGCTGATTCATATGCGTCACCCAGAGGTGTACCAGCAGTTGGGGGTGGTCCCTCCACGGGGGTTCCTGCTCCATGGCCCCCCTGGCTGTGGAAAAACCCTGCTGGCCCAAGCTGTGGCTGGG GAAATGGAGCTGCCCATGCTGAAGGTGTCGGCGCCAGAGCTGGTGTCTGGGGTGTCAGGGGAGTCTGAGCAGAAGCTGAGAGAGCTGTTTGAGCAGGCTGTG ACCAGCTCCCCTTGCATCCTGTTCATCGATGAGATTGATGCCATCACTCCTAAGCGAGAGGTGGCCTCCAAGGACATGGAGAGACGGATTGTTGCTCAGCTGCTCACCTGCATGGATG ACCTGAACTCATTAGCTCTCACAGCCCAGGTGATGGTTATTGGTGCCACCAACCGGCCAGACTCTCTGGACCCAGCGCTGCGCCGTGCTGGACGCTTTGACAAAGAAATCTGTCTGGGGATACCTGATGAAGCAGCTCGTCTCAG AATTCTGAAGACCCTGTGTCGGAAGCTGAAGCTCCCTGAGGACTTTGACTACCGGCAGCTGGCGCGTCTTACCCCGGGGTACGTGGGAGCTGACCTCATGGCGCTGTGCCGCGAGGCAGCCATGAGCGCCGTCAACAGGGTCCTGCTGGAGAGGCAGGACAAGAACCAGGGGCTGGTCCCCATGGCGGAGGAGAGCGCGGAGTCCGAGGGGCCTCAGGGCGCAGGTCCTCTCCCACAGGGCCCAGAGAGATTCCAGGCCTCAGCAGACACAGTGATCCAGGAGATGATAGACCTTAGCCACATACCACAGGGAGACAAGCAGCTGCTGCCTCTGGCTACTGAGACAACCTTCACG GGGGAGCTTTGTCGCCTGCTGTCCCTGCTGAAGAGCAGTGAGTCGCTGTCTGAGGAGCAGCTTGCTGGCCTGTGCATCCTCATGTCAGACTTCCAGGGTTCCCTGGCCAGCGTACAACCCTCTGCCAAGCGTGAAGGCTTCGCCACGGTGCCAGACGTCACCTGGGACGACGTGGGGGCCCTGCATGACATCCGCGAAGAGCTCACCATGGCCATCCTG gcccCTGTGCGTTCTCCTGAGCAGTTCAAAGCTCTGGGTCTCAGTGCTCCTGCAGGGGTGTTGCTAGCTGGGCCTCCCGGATGTGGAAAGACCCTGCTGGCCAAG GCTGTTGCCAATGAGTCAGGACTTAACTTCATCTCTGTCAAGGGGCCAGAGCTGCTGAACATG TATgtgggagagagcgagcgggccGTGCGACAGGTGTTCCAGAGAGGACGGAACTCTGCCCCTTGTGTCATCTTTTTCGACGAGATCGATGCACTGTGCCCCCGCCGCTCCGGGCATGAG TCTGGAGCCAGTGTCCGTGTGGTCAACCAGCTGCTTACTGAGATGGACGGACTGGAGACCCGGCGGCAGGTCTTCATCATGGCGGCTACCAATAGACCAG ATATCATTGACCCTGCTGTGCTGAGACCAGGTCGTCTGGACAAGACCCTGTATGTGGGCCTCCCACCTCCATCAGACCGGCACGCCATCTTACTCACCATCACCAAG GGGGGCAGCAGGCCTCATCTGGAGCAGGATGTGAGTCTGGAGGAGATGGCCCATGACGTGCGCAGTGACTGCTTCAC